In a single window of the Cupriavidus sp. P-10 genome:
- the rpsT gene encoding 30S ribosomal protein S20: MANSAQARKRARQAVAQNAHNSSLRSRLRTAVKAVRKAIDAGDKAAAAEVFKNSQAVIDSIADKKIVHKNKAARHKSRLSAAIKAMAAA; this comes from the coding sequence ATGGCAAATTCCGCACAAGCTCGCAAGCGCGCCCGCCAGGCCGTTGCCCAGAACGCTCACAACTCCAGCCTGCGCTCGCGTCTGCGCACCGCCGTCAAGGCCGTCCGCAAGGCTATCGACGCCGGCGACAAGGCTGCCGCAGCCGAGGTCTTCAAGAACTCGCAAGCTGTGATCGACAGCATCGCCGACAAGAAGATCGTGCACAAGAACAAGGCTGCACGTCACAAGTCTCGCCTGTCGGCCGCCATCAAGGCCATGGCTGCCGCCTGA
- a CDS encoding DUF3579 domain-containing protein codes for MNPNVREYFIQGITKEGKTFRPSDWAERLCGVMAQFRPEGDTGDPRLTYSPYVRPIFAGNVKCVVVDVRLRDIEPKALDFVLNFARDNNLQLVEACSLE; via the coding sequence ATGAACCCCAACGTTCGCGAATACTTTATCCAAGGCATTACCAAGGAAGGCAAGACCTTCCGCCCGAGCGACTGGGCCGAACGACTGTGCGGCGTGATGGCGCAGTTCCGCCCCGAAGGCGACACCGGCGACCCCCGCCTGACCTATTCCCCTTACGTGCGTCCCATCTTCGCCGGCAACGTCAAATGCGTGGTGGTGGATGTGCGGCTGCGCGACATCGAACCCAAGGCGCTGGATTTCGTGCTGAACTTTGCGCGGGACAACAACCTGCAGTTGGTCGAGGCCTGCTCGCTCGAATGA
- the murJ gene encoding murein biosynthesis integral membrane protein MurJ, whose product MNLLKALATISSLTMLSRITGLVREILIARAFGASEMTDAFNVAFRIPNLLRRIFGEGAFSQAFVPILGEYHGKRGEEQTKALIDAVATVMTWVLMAVSLLGVIGAPLVMTAVATGFRGQSETYTAAVFMTRVMFPYIGLISLVALASGILNTWRKFAVPAFTPVLLNLCLIVAALFVGPHMDQPIYAQAWGVLVGGVLQLAIQVPALRRLGMMPRLGFNVRAAWSDPGVRRILRQMGPALLAVSVAQVSLIINTNIASHLAAGSVSYLTYADRLMEFPTALLGVALGTILLPSLSKASATEDHAEYSGLLDWGLRLTFLLAVPCAVGLFVFGAPLTAVLFHYGKFDAHAVEMTRQALVSYGTGLLGLIAIKILAPGFYARQDIRTPVKIALLVLVITQACNVAFVPWLGHAGLALSISAGATINALLLFFGLRRRGLYKPAPGWWLFLAQLGTSVLLLSGMLLWFTRNFDWIGLGATPLLRIALLASCLVLAAVVYFGTLWLMGLRYSAFKRRAA is encoded by the coding sequence TTGAACCTGCTCAAAGCGCTCGCCACTATCAGCAGCCTGACGATGCTGTCGCGCATCACCGGCCTTGTGCGCGAGATACTGATCGCTCGCGCCTTCGGCGCGTCGGAGATGACCGACGCGTTCAACGTCGCCTTCCGTATCCCCAACCTGCTGCGCCGCATCTTCGGCGAGGGCGCGTTCTCGCAGGCCTTCGTGCCGATCCTGGGTGAATACCACGGCAAGCGTGGCGAGGAGCAGACCAAGGCGCTGATCGACGCGGTCGCCACGGTGATGACCTGGGTGCTGATGGCAGTGTCGCTGCTCGGCGTGATCGGTGCGCCGCTGGTAATGACGGCGGTGGCCACGGGCTTCCGCGGACAGAGCGAGACCTATACCGCCGCGGTTTTCATGACGCGGGTGATGTTCCCGTACATCGGCCTGATTTCGCTGGTGGCGCTGGCCTCGGGCATTCTCAACACCTGGCGCAAGTTTGCCGTGCCGGCGTTCACGCCGGTGCTGCTGAACCTGTGCCTGATCGTGGCCGCCCTGTTCGTCGGCCCGCACATGGACCAGCCGATCTACGCGCAGGCGTGGGGCGTACTGGTCGGCGGCGTGCTGCAGCTGGCGATCCAGGTACCCGCGCTGCGCCGCCTGGGTATGATGCCGCGCCTGGGCTTCAATGTGCGCGCCGCCTGGTCCGATCCCGGCGTGCGCCGCATCCTGCGCCAGATGGGACCGGCGCTGCTGGCGGTATCGGTCGCGCAGGTCAGCCTGATCATCAATACCAATATTGCCTCGCACCTGGCCGCGGGCAGCGTCTCGTACCTGACCTATGCCGACCGCCTGATGGAATTCCCGACCGCGCTGCTGGGCGTGGCGCTGGGCACGATCCTGCTGCCCAGCCTGTCGAAGGCCAGTGCCACGGAAGACCACGCCGAGTACTCCGGCCTGCTCGACTGGGGCCTGCGGCTGACCTTCCTGCTGGCGGTCCCCTGCGCGGTGGGGCTGTTCGTGTTCGGCGCGCCGTTGACCGCGGTGCTGTTCCACTACGGCAAGTTCGATGCGCACGCCGTCGAGATGACGCGCCAGGCGCTGGTGTCGTACGGCACCGGCCTGCTCGGGCTGATCGCCATCAAGATCCTGGCCCCCGGCTTTTATGCGCGACAGGACATCCGCACTCCGGTCAAGATTGCGCTGCTGGTGCTGGTGATCACGCAGGCATGCAACGTCGCGTTCGTGCCGTGGCTCGGCCATGCCGGGCTGGCGCTGTCGATCAGTGCCGGCGCCACCATCAATGCGCTGCTGCTGTTCTTCGGCCTGCGCCGGCGCGGCCTGTACAAGCCGGCGCCGGGCTGGTGGCTGTTCCTGGCACAGTTGGGTACCTCGGTGCTGCTGTTGTCGGGCATGCTGCTGTGGTTTACGCGCAACTTCGACTGGATCGGCCTGGGCGCCACGCCGCTGCTGCGCATCGCGCTGCTCGCGTCGTGCCTGGTACTTGCAGCGGTGGTCTACTTCGGTACACTGTGGCTCATGGGACTGCGCTATTCCGCCTTCAAGCGGCGCGCCGCCTAG